The Leptospirillum ferriphilum genome has a segment encoding these proteins:
- a CDS encoding tetratricopeptide repeat protein: MEQDRLDRLEKLWKLDPSDPVVGLGLGAGLLEAGQPARAREVLEAVLRQKPGYAAAWEILGNALESLGDRDEAIRIYQKGIEVSRSGGFLAPEKQMSRRLKRLLRDDPGSRKGDFL, from the coding sequence ATGGAACAGGATCGACTGGATCGCCTTGAAAAACTCTGGAAATTGGACCCTTCTGATCCCGTGGTTGGACTGGGCCTCGGAGCCGGCCTTCTGGAAGCTGGCCAGCCGGCCCGGGCCAGGGAAGTTCTGGAGGCCGTTCTCCGCCAAAAACCAGGCTATGCTGCGGCATGGGAAATTCTCGGAAACGCTCTGGAGAGCCTGGGAGATCGCGACGAAGCCATCCGGATCTATCAGAAAGGGATCGAGGTCAGCCGATCGGGGGGATTTCTTGCACCGGAAAAACAGATGTCCAGGCGGCTGAAGAGACTTTTGCGCGACGATCCGGGTTCCCGGAAAGGGGACTTCCTGTGA